The following proteins come from a genomic window of Aggregicoccus sp. 17bor-14:
- a CDS encoding tetratricopeptide repeat protein, which yields MKAVLRFGALAVGVALAAGGVGEAEAQQRRAKKPAAAAAKESAAKETASKPAKAKAPKAPAVPEAPERQGPARMVSNTKFGEIPRIEDAKRGALADRKRDEAIEGLKRLVAKLEPGSPARAAMIYHLSELYLEKSKYLYSLEMAKQKEAEKAYDAAVARGDKGEAPQADHRGSERYRAETMKLYEQLLTEFPDYERRDEVLFAVGYNLEELNRRDESVKRYQTLIQEFPQSEFTPHAYIQLGNYYFDKNKLTEARENFLKARESKTPMIYAYAVYKLAWCDYNSGELEAGLKKLYEVVDYADSPEHNLANLRTEALNDLTVFYVQMNRPDEALSYFRQKAPEKKRNRLLAKTAGGLADEGGHFDSAIKIYRVLIQESPMGPDAPEFQQAIVKAHEGLRQRAQVRTEMKKMVDLYRPGGEWWKANEGQAPVLRNAFSVTEEAMRTMVTEYHQEAQKTRQVETYRLARDIYKQYVDAFASSENPEYVADSAFNLRFFYAEILWALEEWDHAAEAYDQVVAFKIPDRESAKEASNESYREKAAYAAVLAYDKLVKIERGELAKSNLKDGEKVNERKDKGDMEKQGRLVKRDAKQVEEQPLSKFEQKLVAACDTYNRLYPNNKDEIDLRYQAAVILYDRNHFVDAARRFGEIIEKFPEEKRSQDAADLTMYVLETRQEWGELNALSRKFLANKKLTRNNPDFAKRVASVVEGSQYKWVHEVVYLKEKNPAKAADEFLKFVAEFPKSENADRALTSAMVIFQEANQLDRGVSAGEQLLRDHPKSPYALQARYTLAQFYEKTAEFKKSAAMYEAFVAAYDAAVKEQAESKQKGKDAKPAADDALAQKKAEQAQVRKSELAKAEKWVADAVFNAGLWWEGVGESGKAISAYNTYLSRFKDRKDVPEIAYNIALVHEKDKKWGEAARAFERFAETYAHDPRTTPGKVYVAKYRQMLALRQGRNLPDAERVQGELVRGWARLSADARKDVSVLDAYAHARFLAVEPEWKTFTDIKLNRVATLKRDLLAKQREMQRLEKAYIDVLNTGAGEWAIASLTRIGLAYADFARNIVESPDPKGLDEEQTELYRTELENLSMPLEEKAQEALDKGLSKAYELALYDEWTLAAQEQMNKYQPGRYARVREVPYRGSEFFATAGVEKQPDEAATGSAKAEPVPAAAPAAAPVPPKPTDGSSTPSAAQQPAPTALLEEAR from the coding sequence ATGAAGGCGGTCCTTCGGTTCGGTGCCCTGGCAGTGGGCGTTGCGCTCGCGGCAGGGGGGGTGGGGGAGGCGGAGGCGCAGCAGCGGCGGGCGAAGAAGCCCGCGGCGGCGGCGGCCAAGGAGAGCGCGGCCAAGGAGACCGCGAGCAAGCCTGCGAAGGCGAAGGCGCCGAAGGCGCCAGCCGTGCCCGAGGCGCCCGAGCGCCAGGGCCCCGCGCGCATGGTGAGCAACACCAAGTTCGGGGAGATCCCGCGCATCGAGGACGCGAAGCGCGGCGCGCTCGCGGACCGCAAGCGCGACGAGGCCATCGAAGGGCTCAAGCGCCTGGTGGCGAAGCTCGAGCCGGGCAGCCCCGCGCGCGCGGCGATGATCTACCACCTCTCCGAGCTGTACCTGGAGAAGTCCAAGTACCTCTACAGCCTGGAGATGGCGAAGCAGAAGGAGGCCGAGAAGGCCTACGACGCGGCCGTCGCCCGCGGCGACAAGGGCGAGGCGCCCCAGGCGGATCACCGCGGCAGCGAGCGCTACCGCGCCGAGACGATGAAGCTCTACGAGCAGCTGCTCACCGAGTTCCCGGACTACGAGCGCCGCGACGAGGTGCTCTTCGCCGTGGGCTACAACCTGGAGGAGCTCAACCGGCGCGACGAGTCGGTGAAGCGCTACCAGACGCTGATCCAGGAGTTCCCCCAGTCGGAGTTCACGCCGCACGCGTACATCCAGCTGGGCAACTACTACTTCGACAAGAACAAGCTCACCGAGGCGCGGGAGAACTTCCTCAAGGCGCGCGAGTCGAAGACCCCGATGATCTACGCCTACGCGGTCTACAAGCTCGCGTGGTGCGACTACAACTCGGGTGAGCTCGAGGCCGGCCTCAAGAAGCTCTACGAGGTCGTGGACTACGCGGACTCGCCCGAGCACAACCTCGCCAACCTGCGCACCGAGGCGCTCAACGATCTCACGGTCTTCTACGTGCAGATGAACCGCCCGGACGAGGCGCTCAGCTACTTCCGCCAGAAGGCGCCGGAGAAGAAGCGCAACCGGCTGCTCGCCAAGACGGCCGGGGGGCTCGCGGACGAGGGCGGCCACTTCGACAGCGCGATCAAGATCTACCGGGTGCTGATCCAGGAGTCCCCCATGGGACCGGACGCGCCCGAGTTCCAGCAGGCCATCGTCAAGGCGCACGAGGGGCTGCGCCAGCGCGCCCAGGTGCGCACCGAGATGAAGAAGATGGTCGACCTCTACCGCCCCGGCGGCGAGTGGTGGAAGGCCAACGAGGGCCAGGCCCCCGTGCTGCGCAACGCCTTCAGCGTGACGGAAGAGGCGATGCGCACCATGGTGACCGAGTACCACCAGGAGGCGCAGAAGACGCGCCAGGTGGAGACCTACCGGCTCGCCCGCGACATCTACAAGCAGTACGTGGACGCCTTCGCCAGCAGCGAGAACCCCGAGTACGTCGCGGACAGCGCCTTCAACCTGCGCTTCTTCTACGCCGAGATCCTCTGGGCGCTCGAGGAGTGGGACCACGCCGCCGAGGCCTACGACCAGGTGGTGGCCTTCAAGATCCCGGACCGCGAGAGCGCGAAGGAGGCCAGCAACGAGAGCTACCGGGAGAAGGCCGCCTACGCCGCCGTGCTCGCCTACGACAAGCTCGTGAAGATCGAGCGCGGTGAGCTCGCCAAGAGCAACCTCAAGGACGGCGAGAAGGTCAACGAGCGCAAGGACAAGGGGGACATGGAGAAGCAGGGCCGCCTGGTCAAGCGCGACGCGAAGCAGGTGGAGGAGCAGCCCCTGAGCAAGTTCGAGCAGAAGCTCGTGGCCGCCTGCGACACGTACAACCGCCTCTACCCGAACAACAAGGACGAGATCGACCTGCGCTACCAGGCCGCGGTCATCCTCTACGATCGCAACCACTTCGTGGACGCGGCGCGCCGCTTCGGGGAGATCATCGAGAAGTTCCCCGAGGAGAAGCGCAGCCAGGACGCCGCCGACCTCACCATGTACGTGCTCGAGACCCGCCAGGAGTGGGGCGAGCTCAACGCGCTCAGCCGCAAGTTCCTCGCGAACAAGAAGCTGACCCGCAACAACCCGGACTTCGCCAAGCGCGTGGCCTCGGTGGTGGAGGGCAGCCAGTACAAGTGGGTGCACGAGGTGGTGTACCTGAAGGAGAAGAACCCGGCGAAGGCCGCGGACGAGTTCCTCAAGTTCGTCGCCGAGTTCCCCAAGAGCGAGAACGCCGACCGCGCGCTCACCAGCGCCATGGTCATCTTCCAGGAGGCGAACCAGCTGGACCGCGGCGTGTCCGCCGGCGAGCAGCTGCTGCGCGACCACCCGAAGAGCCCCTACGCGCTGCAGGCCCGCTACACGCTCGCGCAGTTCTACGAGAAGACCGCCGAGTTCAAGAAGTCCGCCGCCATGTACGAGGCCTTCGTCGCCGCCTACGACGCCGCGGTGAAGGAGCAGGCGGAGAGCAAGCAGAAGGGCAAGGACGCGAAGCCCGCCGCGGACGACGCGCTCGCGCAGAAGAAGGCCGAGCAGGCCCAGGTGCGCAAGAGCGAGCTCGCCAAGGCCGAGAAGTGGGTGGCGGACGCCGTCTTCAACGCCGGCCTCTGGTGGGAGGGCGTGGGCGAGTCCGGCAAGGCGATCAGCGCCTACAACACGTACCTCTCGCGCTTCAAGGACCGCAAGGACGTGCCGGAGATCGCCTACAACATCGCGCTCGTCCACGAGAAGGACAAGAAGTGGGGCGAGGCGGCGCGCGCCTTCGAGCGCTTCGCCGAGACCTACGCGCACGACCCGCGCACCACGCCGGGCAAGGTGTACGTGGCGAAGTACCGCCAGATGCTCGCCCTGCGCCAGGGCCGCAACCTGCCGGACGCCGAGCGCGTGCAGGGGGAGCTGGTGCGCGGCTGGGCCCGCCTCAGCGCGGACGCCCGCAAGGACGTGAGCGTGCTGGACGCCTACGCCCACGCGCGCTTCCTCGCCGTGGAGCCCGAGTGGAAGACCTTCACGGACATCAAGCTCAACCGCGTGGCCACGCTCAAGCGCGACCTGCTCGCCAAGCAGCGCGAGATGCAGCGGCTGGAGAAGGCCTACATCGACGTGCTCAACACCGGCGCCGGTGAGTGGGCCATCGCCTCGCTCACCCGTATCGGGCTCGCGTACGCGGACTTCGCCCGCAACATCGTCGAGTCGCCGGACCCCAAGGGCCTGGACGAGGAGCAGACCGAGCTCTACCGCACCGAGCTGGAGAACCTCTCGATGCCGCTCGAGGAGAAGGCCCAGGAGGCGCTCGACAAGGGGCTGTCCAAGGCCTACGAGCTCGCCCTCTACGACGAGTGGACGCTCGCCGCGCAGGAGCAGA
- a CDS encoding tetratricopeptide repeat protein, which translates to MNRLLALTLSLCALAALAPTPALAQQEAATLQRALALYDAGNDEAAAPLLYDVAAQTADVASAQKAQLYLAQSFARHRLPVSALLGFASIVNQGPSHPFQLEAVEGLVQMQALLDEQNLVPNVLAQAYTEDAKDRWVKLKPDTLARINYLVASIHQRRGQFEQARALLEAVPQGSRVFAKSRYLLGVVLADPRFPGRPGEKEALDKAALAAFQSVVDVKDPKQQDGQRTRELALLGLGRLHYGRGEYAEASRAYEAVPRYSTYWDQALFENGFARFQNEDFGGALGSLQALHAPQFAGAFQPESWILKATVYYYSCLFDESKTALAAFEQLYEPMLTQIKPLLGDDTQPTAVFDLVSGADTKRLPRPVYLWIRNNERVQGVIRTLGQIDAEKRAFSNVGAWRGSRMAPESVAALDANRTTLQQVGGTLAKSRLKEAADNLRTFGDQTEIIRVQTALDEKDLLAQGVDQKKLLTRQSLYRPKIPGADWNYWKFQGEFWIDEIGYYQYTLKRGCPARAQE; encoded by the coding sequence ATGAACCGACTGCTCGCCCTGACCCTCTCGCTCTGTGCCCTCGCAGCGCTCGCGCCCACGCCGGCGCTCGCGCAGCAGGAAGCCGCCACCCTGCAGCGCGCGCTGGCGCTCTACGACGCCGGCAACGACGAGGCTGCGGCCCCGCTGCTCTACGACGTCGCCGCGCAGACGGCGGACGTCGCCTCCGCGCAGAAGGCCCAGCTGTACCTCGCGCAGAGCTTCGCGCGCCACCGCCTGCCGGTGAGCGCGCTGCTCGGCTTCGCCTCCATCGTGAACCAGGGCCCCTCGCACCCCTTCCAGCTGGAGGCGGTGGAGGGGCTGGTGCAGATGCAGGCGCTGCTGGACGAGCAGAACCTGGTGCCCAACGTGCTCGCGCAGGCCTACACCGAGGACGCGAAGGACCGCTGGGTGAAGCTCAAGCCGGACACGCTCGCGCGCATCAACTACCTGGTGGCCTCCATCCACCAGCGCCGCGGCCAGTTCGAGCAGGCGCGCGCGCTGCTCGAGGCGGTGCCCCAGGGCAGCCGCGTGTTCGCCAAGAGCCGCTACCTGCTGGGCGTGGTGCTCGCGGACCCGCGCTTCCCCGGCCGCCCCGGTGAGAAGGAGGCGCTGGACAAAGCCGCGCTCGCCGCGTTCCAGAGCGTGGTGGACGTGAAGGACCCGAAGCAGCAGGACGGGCAGCGCACGCGCGAGCTCGCGCTGCTGGGCCTGGGCCGCCTGCACTACGGCCGCGGCGAGTACGCCGAGGCCAGCCGCGCCTACGAGGCGGTGCCGCGCTACAGCACCTACTGGGACCAGGCGCTCTTCGAGAACGGCTTCGCGCGCTTCCAGAACGAGGACTTCGGCGGCGCGCTGGGCAGCCTGCAGGCGCTGCACGCCCCGCAGTTCGCCGGCGCCTTCCAGCCCGAGTCGTGGATCCTCAAGGCCACCGTCTACTACTACAGCTGCCTCTTCGACGAGTCGAAGACCGCGCTCGCCGCCTTCGAGCAGCTCTACGAGCCGATGCTCACGCAGATCAAGCCGCTGCTCGGCGACGACACCCAGCCCACCGCCGTGTTCGACCTCGTCTCCGGCGCGGACACCAAGCGCCTGCCGCGGCCGGTGTACCTGTGGATCCGCAACAACGAGCGCGTGCAGGGCGTGATCCGCACGCTGGGGCAGATCGACGCCGAGAAGCGCGCCTTCTCCAACGTGGGCGCCTGGCGCGGCAGCCGCATGGCGCCCGAGTCCGTGGCCGCTCTGGATGCGAACCGCACCACGCTGCAGCAGGTGGGCGGCACGCTCGCCAAGAGCCGCCTGAAGGAGGCCGCGGACAACCTGCGCACCTTCGGCGACCAGACGGAGATCATCCGCGTGCAGACCGCGCTGGACGAGAAGGACCTGCTCGCCCAGGGCGTGGACCAGAAGAAGCTGCTCACGCGCCAGTCGCTCTACCGCCCGAAGATCCCGGGCGCGGACTGGAACTACTGGAAGTTCCAGGGCGAGTTCTGGATCGACGAGATCGGCTACTACCAGTACACGCTCAAGCGCGGCTGCCCCGCGCGCGCGCAGGAGTAG
- a CDS encoding outer membrane beta-barrel domain-containing protein: MRSLLILALLPAAAHAQVARAAEPSAAPAAQLAPAAPAAQEPRALGTAVPEQTPAKKPATPPADAAQAAPSDDPDAATQGAPPAEPDAPAAQASDAPTSDAASGDPLQGEAIEDPASQRLVSGAPLYNPNVAVHVVQKKRFADAGKHELALFPAVVQVNGKYTTHAGSAAQYIYHLQENLALQLSGQYHWRTAETAFVDELRDKAAASGLAASSLLLKWGATAGVEVTPFYGKFAFYDGILGQFSLVLSGGAGIGSTEVLLRPEVDREVDGGTVHDPARYADTGQRFLGTVGGGFRVQLGKRFALRLEARDLVYTARVDRVNGCNLADITTMSEANRNGTDFGSLQLSGSCKREEFDGTQSGTDKNLREDLPLAQDLIAEPSSDVLNVVSFYAGFSILF; the protein is encoded by the coding sequence ATGCGATCGCTCCTGATCCTCGCGCTCCTTCCCGCCGCCGCGCACGCCCAGGTCGCCCGCGCGGCCGAGCCCTCTGCCGCCCCTGCGGCGCAGCTCGCCCCGGCCGCGCCGGCCGCCCAAGAGCCCCGCGCGCTCGGCACCGCCGTGCCCGAGCAGACCCCCGCGAAGAAGCCCGCCACGCCCCCCGCGGACGCGGCGCAGGCCGCGCCGTCCGATGACCCGGACGCCGCGACCCAGGGCGCGCCACCCGCCGAGCCGGACGCCCCGGCGGCGCAGGCCTCCGATGCTCCGACCTCGGACGCCGCATCGGGTGACCCGCTGCAGGGCGAGGCCATCGAGGACCCGGCCTCCCAGCGGCTGGTGAGCGGCGCGCCGCTCTACAACCCCAACGTGGCCGTGCACGTGGTGCAGAAGAAGCGCTTCGCGGACGCGGGCAAGCACGAGCTCGCGCTCTTTCCCGCCGTGGTGCAGGTGAACGGCAAGTACACCACCCACGCGGGCAGCGCGGCGCAGTACATCTACCACCTGCAGGAGAACCTCGCGCTGCAGCTGTCCGGGCAGTACCACTGGCGCACCGCCGAGACGGCCTTCGTGGACGAGCTGCGCGACAAGGCGGCGGCGTCCGGGCTCGCGGCGAGCTCGCTGCTGCTCAAGTGGGGCGCCACCGCGGGCGTGGAGGTCACGCCCTTCTACGGCAAGTTCGCATTCTACGACGGCATCCTGGGCCAGTTCAGCCTGGTGCTCAGCGGCGGCGCGGGCATCGGCTCCACCGAGGTGCTGCTGCGCCCCGAGGTGGACCGCGAGGTGGACGGCGGCACCGTGCACGACCCGGCGCGCTACGCGGACACGGGCCAGCGCTTCCTGGGCACCGTGGGCGGCGGCTTCCGCGTGCAGCTGGGCAAGCGCTTCGCGCTGCGGCTCGAGGCGCGCGACCTCGTCTACACCGCGCGCGTGGACCGCGTGAACGGCTGCAACCTCGCGGACATCACTACGATGTCCGAGGCGAACCGCAACGGCACCGACTTCGGCAGCCTGCAGCTGAGCGGCAGCTGCAAGCGCGAGGAGTTCGACGGGACGCAGTCCGGCACCGACAAGAACCTGCGCGAGGATCTGCCGCTCGCCCAGGACCTCATCGCCGAGCCCTCCAGCGACGTGCTCAACGTCGTGAGCTTCTACGCCGGCTTCTCCATCCTCTTCTAG